The Pseudomonadota bacterium genome segment GGGCTTCGTGCGACGTCGAGGCGTGGGCGGACGAAGCGCCGCCTCGACCATCTCCGCGAGCTTGTCGACGCAGGCCTGACGGTTGCGATCCTGATCACGATGGATCTGCGATGTGATGAGCAGCTCTCCGTCAAGGGTGAGGCGGTTGCGCTGCTGTGCCAGGAGGCGCGCCATGACGGGCTCTGGCAGGGCACTGGAGCCCACCGCCTTCCATCGCAGCTGCGCCTTCGAGGCCACCTTGTTGACGTTCTGGCCGCCTGGACCGCCCGAGCGCGCAAAGGTCCAGGTCAGCTCCTCGTCCGGTATCGTGATGCCCT includes the following:
- a CDS encoding aminoacyl-tRNA hydrolase, which translates into the protein MDVREGITIPDEELTWTFARSGGPGGQNVNKVASKAQLRWKAVGSSALPEPVMARLLAQQRNRLTLDGELLITSQIHRDQDRNRQACVDKLAEMVEAALRPPTPRRRTKPTRASKERRLESKKRRSEVKEGRRSVD